The region ACGCCGAACTGAAAAAGATTCCGGTGATGCTGATTGTGGGCGATAAGGAGCAGGAAGCCCAGGCTGTGAGCGTGCGCGAACGCACCGCTGAAGGCCACAAGGAGCGCAAAGGTGTGCCCTTCGGCGAACTCAAGGATGAACTGCTGACCCGCTACCGCAGCCGCGCTCAGTTTTAAGCTGACGCGCTGACCGGCGGAGAAGGGGCGGCCCGGCGAATTGACAGAAGCCGGGCCGCCCCTTAATATGGTTAAGCTCTGAAGCGGATGATTAGCTCAGCGGTAGAGCGTTCGCCTTACAAGCGAAGGGTCGGGGGTTCAAATCCCTCATCATCCACCAACAAAAGAACCCCGCCTTGAAGCGGGGTTTTTTATTATGGGTAAAGCTACTTCTCTACTATCCCTAGACTCATGAGTTGCACCTTGCATAGCTGAGCGAATAGCCGTGCTGGAGAAGAAATTCTCGTTCTTTTTGGAGCTGACTCAGAAGATGGTTGAGCCTGACTACGGGGAACAGGGTGTAGAGGGCCAGGCGTGCCGCCTCTTTCAAGGTCATGTCCTCAGAGCGGTACAGCATGGTCAGGGTGAAGGCCAGGAAGACCATCAAAATCCAGCGGTCCAGACCCCTGGCAGTTCGCAGCGCGAACTGCGCCAACCCAAACTGATGCTTTCCCTCCTTAAAAAAGGATTCCAGCGCCCAGCGCCGTTTTCCTTCGGCCAGGATGTCATCCCCCTCTAACAGCTCAGACGACACCGCGAAGAATTCGCGGTCCCCACGGTCCATCCTCCCCAGAGACAGCGTTTCCAGAGGCCAGTTGGCGAGGTTGACGTACCCCCCATGCGGACAGTCCGCCACCGTCACCTGTCCAGGATGGTCTGTGCGCCGGTTGCTCCTCACACCCACCACGAACTCGAAACCCAGGCGCTGCACACCGTCCAGAAAGACAGCGGATTCGAATCCGCTGTCCGCCAGTACGCAGACCTGAAAGCGTTTCCCCACGAAGTCTGGCACCTCTTCCAGCAAGTCGAGGGCCAGTGTGACCGGGGTGCTGGTGTGCTTGCCCTGGTAGATCCGGTAAGAAATGGGGAACTTCAGTTCCCCATATTCGGCGAACAAGACCACCAGATGGATGCCGTGCCTACCGTTGTACACACTGACATAGGGCAGCTGAGTTCCCACCTTTTCCACCGTGGTCAGATCCACGCTGAGCCGCAACCGAGGTCGGCGTTTGTGACGAGCTGTATCCAGCAGGATGCGCCTCTGGAAGTCCTGCATCTCTTCCCAGCAGCGGTCTGAATCCCAGTCATAGATGTTGAAGAAACGGCTGAGTGCACTGGGACTGACTCCCTCAGCCTGGCTGAAGTTGGTCTTCTGACCTGGACTGTGGAAGAGGTGCAGCGAAGCCTCCAGGCTTCGCCGTTGGTACAGCGTCTCTGGAATGTCCAGAATCCGCTGTGAGAGAATATGGGCGCGCTCCCCTGAAGCCTGTTTGTACACACTTCCAGAATTTCAGCTCTGGGAGCGCTTTTTGTCTCCCTATACAGGTGCAAGTTCTGAGAAATACTGAATTACCTGTTCTAAAAACAGCCGAGCTATTTTGCCGCCGGAAGCGGGGTGCTGACCGCTGCTCAGGTGGCTGCCATACGCGGCAGCAGGCCCTGTGCAGCGGCTTCAGTCTGCCGCAGCGGTGCGTGCTAGCCTGACCAGATATGTTTGAATCCCTCGGAAACAAGTTGCAGGACATCCTGGCGAAGGTGGGCGGCAAGGACAAACTGAGCGAAGAGCAGGTCAAAGCGACCATGCGTGAAATTCGTATGGCACTGCTCGAAGCGGACGTGAACTTCGCGGTGGCCAAGGATTTTGTGGCGACAGTCAGCGAGCAGATGGTGGGACAGAAGGTGGGCGGCGTGAGCGGCGAGCTGGACGCTGGCCAGACCATCATCAAGCTGGTGCATGACGAGCTGGTGAACATGCTGGGCGGCGAGAAGGCCGAACCTACCTTGCAGCCAGGCCGCAACGTGTGGTTCATGGTGGGCCTGCAGGGCGCCGGCAAGACCACCAGCACCGGCAAGCTGGCCCAGCTGTACAAGAAACAGGGCAAAAAGATTCTGCTGGTGGCGGCCGACACCCAGCGCCCCGCGGCCCGAGACCAGCTGGAAGTGCTGGCCCGGCAGGTCGGCGTGCCGGTGCTGAAGGTGGAAGACGGCGAAGCTCCCGCCACGACCCGTGAACGTATCGAAGCCCAGCTGGCCGAAAGACCCGCTGATCTGGTGATTGTGGATACCGCCGGCCGCCTGCAGGTGGACGCCGCGCTGATGAACGACCTCGCCGCCCTCAAGCGGGAGCTGCGGCCCACCGAAACCATGCTGGTGGTGGACGCCATGACCGGTCAGGAAGCGCTGAATGTGGCCCGCAACTTTGATGAGCAGGTGCAGGTAACCGGCCTGATCATGACCAAGCTGGACGGCGACGCGCGCGGCGGTGCGGCCCTCAGCGCCCGTAGCGTGACCGGCCGCCCGATCTACTTTGCCGGGGTTTCCGAGAAGCTGAATGGTCTGGAGCCGTTCTACCCTGACCGCATTGCCGGGCGCATTCTGGGGATGGGCGACGTGATGGGCCTGATCGAGCGGGCCGAGGCGGCCCAGCTGACCGGCCCTACCGATAAGCAGCCGGGCGACTTCGACCTGGACGATCTGCTGGGACAGCTGCGTCAGATTCGCCGCATGGGCCCCATCGCCGAGTTGATCAAGTTGATTCCCGGCATGAGCCGCGCCCTACCCGAGGGCTTCACGGTAGATGAAAAGGAAGTGCAGCGCATTGACGCCATGATCAGCGCCATGACGCTGGAAGAACGCCGTAATCCCCGCATCATCAATGCCAGCCGCCGTGAGCGTGTCGCCAAGGGCTCCGGGCACGAGGTGGCTGACGTGAACAAGTTGCTGAAGATGCACGAGCAGATGAAGATGATGATGAAGATGCTGCAGGGCATGCAGGACGGAAAAATGCCAAATATGCCCGGCATGCCGGGAATGGGAATGCCGGGCACGCCCCAGCGCAAAGGTTTCCGTAACCCGCCCCGCAAGTAACCTGTAAGTCACAAGTAAACTGCAAGTCAAGAGCGCAGTACACAGCACAGACGCAGTGGAAGGCTCCAGCACTGGGGCCTCTTTGCCTGTGTCGTCAGCTTCAGCCCTGAGGCAGATGCCGGCCCAGGCGGTGATCCAGGCCACTTCTGACCGCTGGCCACTCGCTCTGGGTGATGGAATACACGCAGGTGTCACGCAGGGTGCCGTCCTGGGCGCGGGTATGCGCCCGCAGAATGCCGTCCAGCTTGGCGCCCAGCCGCTCAATAGCCGCCCGTGACTGAGTGTTCAGCCAGTGGGTTCGCAGCTCCACCGCCGGGCAGCCCAGCGCCCCAAAAGCGTGGGCCAGCAGCAGCCGTTTGGCCTCAGCGTTCAGGCCTTTGCCATGAGTGCTGGCGGCCAGCCAGGTGCTGCCGATTTCCACCCGTGGCAGGCTCTGGTCGATGTTCATGTAACTGGTCTGACCCACCAGGCGCCCATCGCTGCGGCGGCGGATGCTGAAAGGCACCATGCTGCCGGCCGCCTGGAGGCGCAGCCGCCGTTCAATTTCAGCCGCCATGTCCTGCGGCGCGGGCACGCTGGTGTACCACAGCTCCCAGAGTCGGCCGTCACTCGCGGCGGCGATCAGCTCCGGGGCGTGTTCGGGGCGCAGCGGTTCCAGTCGGACCAGCGCCCCTTCTAACTCCACCGGCCCCACTCGGTTCACGGGGCAGTCACCAGCGCTTCCAGCGCCAGCCGGTAGCCCAGGAACCCGAACCCGCTCAGCTTGCCGCGGCAGACCGGCGCCACCACGCTGATGCGGCGAAACTCCTCGCGGGCGTCCACGTGGCTGATGTGAACTTCCACCACCGGCAGCAGCTGCCCGGCAATGGCGTCGCGGATAGCGTAGGAATAATGGGTAAACGCCCCCGGATTCAGCACGATGCCTTCAAAGCCTGCGGCCTCCGCTTCCTGAATCCACTCGATCAGCTGGCCTTCGAAGTTACTCTGGCGGCACTGCACGCTGGTGCCCAGTTCCCCGGCCCACCGCTCACACAGCCCTTCCAGGTCGGCTAGGGTGCCGGAGCCGTAAATGCCCGGTTCGCGGGTACCGAGGCAGTTGAGGTTGGGGCCGTTCAGGACCAGAATCATGCCTTCAGGCTAGAGTATTCTTTCCGGCCCGGGCGCTCTGTTGCTGCCGGCTAGATGTCCCGCCGCCACTGCTCGAACACGCCGGCCACCTGTTCGCGGCTCAGCCGGGCCAGATACGTCTCAGCGATGTCCCGCAGCAGCACCCAGCGCACGCCCAGCTCGTCGGCTTTCTTGTCGCGGGCGATAAAGGGCCACAGCGAATCCAGCTGCAATCGGGGCAGCGGCTCGGGGCTTTGCCAGTTCAAAAAAGCGCGGGTGTAACCGCTCAGGCCGCTGGCCCCCTGCGCCTCGCTGAGCAGGGCCGCAAAGTGCAGGCCGTAGCCCACCGCCTCGCCGTGCGGCAGTTTGTGGCGGGTGTAGGCTTCTAGCGCGTGCGCCAGGGTGTGGCCCAGGTTGAGAAAAGCCCGCTCGCCCTGCTCGGTGGGATCGCGGGCCACCACTTCCGCCTTGACGGCGGCGGCGCTGTGTACCAGCTCGGGCAGCCACTCGGAAAAGCGGGTCAGCCCGGCGGCGCTGAAGGCCGAAGGCAGCACCTGGGTCAGCAGTTCCGGGCGAGCCAGCAGGCCATGCTTGAAC is a window of Deinococcus sp. Marseille-Q6407 DNA encoding:
- a CDS encoding transposase, with product MYKQASGERAHILSQRILDIPETLYQRRSLEASLHLFHSPGQKTNFSQAEGVSPSALSRFFNIYDWDSDRCWEEMQDFQRRILLDTARHKRRPRLRLSVDLTTVEKVGTQLPYVSVYNGRHGIHLVVLFAEYGELKFPISYRIYQGKHTSTPVTLALDLLEEVPDFVGKRFQVCVLADSGFESAVFLDGVQRLGFEFVVGVRSNRRTDHPGQVTVADCPHGGYVNLANWPLETLSLGRMDRGDREFFAVSSELLEGDDILAEGKRRWALESFFKEGKHQFGLAQFALRTARGLDRWILMVFLAFTLTMLYRSEDMTLKEAARLALYTLFPVVRLNHLLSQLQKEREFLLQHGYSLSYARCNS
- the ffh gene encoding signal recognition particle protein, with the protein product MFESLGNKLQDILAKVGGKDKLSEEQVKATMREIRMALLEADVNFAVAKDFVATVSEQMVGQKVGGVSGELDAGQTIIKLVHDELVNMLGGEKAEPTLQPGRNVWFMVGLQGAGKTTSTGKLAQLYKKQGKKILLVAADTQRPAARDQLEVLARQVGVPVLKVEDGEAPATTRERIEAQLAERPADLVIVDTAGRLQVDAALMNDLAALKRELRPTETMLVVDAMTGQEALNVARNFDEQVQVTGLIMTKLDGDARGGAALSARSVTGRPIYFAGVSEKLNGLEPFYPDRIAGRILGMGDVMGLIERAEAAQLTGPTDKQPGDFDLDDLLGQLRQIRRMGPIAELIKLIPGMSRALPEGFTVDEKEVQRIDAMISAMTLEERRNPRIINASRRERVAKGSGHEVADVNKLLKMHEQMKMMMKMLQGMQDGKMPNMPGMPGMGMPGTPQRKGFRNPPRK
- a CDS encoding GNAT family N-acetyltransferase; the encoded protein is MNRVGPVELEGALVRLEPLRPEHAPELIAAASDGRLWELWYTSVPAPQDMAAEIERRLRLQAAGSMVPFSIRRRSDGRLVGQTSYMNIDQSLPRVEIGSTWLAASTHGKGLNAEAKRLLLAHAFGALGCPAVELRTHWLNTQSRAAIERLGAKLDGILRAHTRAQDGTLRDTCVYSITQSEWPAVRSGLDHRLGRHLPQG
- the aroQ gene encoding type II 3-dehydroquinate dehydratase codes for the protein MILVLNGPNLNCLGTREPGIYGSGTLADLEGLCERWAGELGTSVQCRQSNFEGQLIEWIQEAEAAGFEGIVLNPGAFTHYSYAIRDAIAGQLLPVVEVHISHVDAREEFRRISVVAPVCRGKLSGFGFLGYRLALEALVTAP